ACTTCGTATGACTGCTAGTGCTTCTCCATTACCAAATATCCGGCAATCTCCACAACTACGCTGAACCAAGGAgcattttattagtaaatttctTGTATGCTTCCATGTCTGTTAATATTTATGTAATACTAGTGTATGTTATGATGCTAAATTTAGAATGAATTGTACCGAGCAAAAAATAAAAGTCTGATGAATTGTACCAACCTTATCTGGCCTGCAtttttgggaatagattagaGACAGTGCAATATTAGGTTCTATTTTCACATGGGCATGATTAAAAGAAGAGTATGGGCAATGCACATGAAGTGAATTTGAATAGGAATTATGAAATTAGCATTTCGGGCTACATGACTTTCTAGATGAAGTGTTCAAAGTGGGAGGCTCTTTTATTGGGCATTTAGACAGCCTGAGGAAGTCCCAATTGCCGCCCATAGGTAGCTCTAGTTGCTCTAGATCAGCTACAACCTGTGTCATTGTTGGCGTGGTCTTCGGTTCTAAACTAAGGCATCTAAGAATGATTTGAGCGAACTCTTGAGCTTCCTCCATCCTTATGTTCTTCCCTAGTCTCTGATCAACAGCGCGATGCAGTTCCTGCTTGTTGCTAAGATATGGCTTTGCCCACATCCCTGCCAAACCATTTGGATATTTTTTCACTGCATCTTTGCCCAAGAAGATCTCTAAAAGTACCACGCCGAAGCTATAAACCTCAGTTTTTACAGTCAAACGTCCTGTAAAACAGATACATAAATGAGCAACAAACAGAGCTATTTTCCTTATACATCATTAGTCATCACCGGGAAGATGTGATTTAAAATGATTACATCACCTGTTGCAATATATTCAGGAGCAAAGTATACTTTGGTGCCAAGTTTGTGGAAATATGGGACTTTCCAACTAGGGGTCCAAACTTAGCCAGTCCAAAATCTGATAATTTGGCATTGAAATCCTGCAATATTCTCTTACAAAATGAACATCTTGGAACGTCAATCACGTAAACTGATCTTTCAAAAGCTGTGTtgaaattacaaagaaaaagaactcATATCATCTAGCAGGACATTCGAAACTTTAACATCATGATGAATGATTGGTCTCCAATAAGTATGAAGGTATTCTAAGCCCCTGGCTGCCCCTAAAGCTATTTTGATTCTTTGATTCCAGTTTAGGACACAATCATTTTCTGCATGTCACAATATATAAACTGTCTAAATTTCTCTAGTCATTTGATTTTATGTCATAGTAGAGTCTTAAAATTGGTTAGCTTGCTTGACTTACAGCTCAGGAGATGATCTTCCAAACTTCCTTCAGTCATGTACTCATAAACCAGCATTCCATGTTCACCTTCAAAGCAATACCCTATGAGCTTTATAACATTCGGATGATTTAATCTGCTCAAAAAATCCAATTCATTCTCTATGAATCAACAATTCACACCAAGCCTAAATTAGCATTGATAAATACATCAAGAGGGATTGAGAATGGCATATAAAATGTGACACCCTTATCCATCAAAATGCATTTGAATTGTAAAgctaaaaagtaaaatcatagtGGACAATGTACTGGGTGAAGTGGAGAATATCGACTATTGAATCAGAGATGTTGGCCTTGAAATCCTTTCCTTCTCAGTTTCTTGACAGCAATGGCAATTCCATGTCTTGGTTTTGCAGGAGTCATTGTCCAAGAATTGATGTATCCTATATAAGCTTCCCAATGATATTCTTTTCGCTAAATTCGCGCGTAGCAGCCTCCAGGATTTTATGGCAAAAACAATTTAGCCTGCCAGCATGATTTATGTATATACGTTGGTTTTCTGCATGCACAAAAACACATCAAGTTAAACTaggaaaagaaacaaattcagttacaataattaatttatacctTTCTGTGACTTTGAATGTCTCCACTGTCAGTATTGATAATCGTATCTTTCATGTTTAATGCGACTCACTGCAGCATGGAACGTAAAGTAACATATGCTAGTTGATGAATGGAAGctgaaaatgatgttatttgCTTTTACCTTGTAAAATATTTGaagtctttttcttcttttgtgttGTATGAATTTTTCTGGGAGGAGGCACTCCTGATTATAATTAAGATTCGAACAGATAAATGATATGATTAACATCCATTTGAGCTAAGAATTTgtataaagtaaaagaaattaaattaagacaAACCAGCTGGAGGATTAGCAATGTTGAGTGGTTGATCATTGGGATCTAGAGCTTTTTCCCTTAGACAATTTCCCATattaattaacaagaaaaaagcaataaaaaaagCTAGTagtgtaaaagaattataatgaAGTGTCAAACAATAGAATTATAAACATGATCAGACCTTGTGAAAAATGAATGGCGAGTGGAACTAAGCCAAGGCTTTGCACTCTTTATTTAACCTTCTTTTATCGATGAATTCTAAGCAtattgctataatattaaatgaaagGTGATGCTTATGTACTCGTAAATTAGAAGGGCATTTACTAAGATGGagaaaattttcatgtttttacGTGACAGTTGTAAGATGTTGATGGATCAAGGTCTCCCAGAATCTCATCACTTTccctataaaaaaataaaatttatagtaattataagtccaaagacttattctcactacTTTTTAACACATACTCTTATGttaaatttagttatttatatcaaagataaaataatttttttcatattttatttatagaaataataatttagttttttttaggGACTGTTCTTCTTAATAATTTACTTCGACGAGTTGTCTGacactttctctttttttttggtggtttctcaacataaaaatcataaaaaatctaattaaaatggTCAAATTTATCGTATGAATTTATGCAAATCCAATCCCATAAATCTTAGAATCTAGCAATGTCGCAGAATCTATAACTAGTTTCACATATTAGAACAAAtcccataaatttaaatataaaaaataggaatgcacgaattaaaaaaaatcttcaattgATGTAAATCACTCCAAAAGCTCAAAATTTACAACTAAAGACTAAGactttattattgttaaactGAAATACTGAAACAAGCATAGACAAAAAGCAAGTTAATTCATGATCCAatcaacaagaaaacaaaaaacctcCAAAATAGAAAAACCAAACCAGAAGAAAATGTACTTGATAGGTAGGTCCCGCCTCAAGTGGTAAGTTTTGGTAAGGGAATCCTTTGCATGTGTGCGAGCAGAGAGAAAAGTCTGTCTAGATAAAAATAGAGAATACAGGTAATATGTTCAAACTGACTCCAACAAATTACATAGCTTGGAGGTCAATGATGGAGGATATTTTGTATAGGAAAGATCTGTGGAAGCCTATCAAATCTGTCAATGGTGTAGCAGTTGGCAATTCGATGGATATGAAAGATGAAGACTAGGAAGTGCTCCATGAAGGATCGAATTACTTAAGAGGGGGGTAAATCAAGGAATTTGAAACaatctttatcaaattaaagaattaatccaatttatttaatttaatgaatgttaactattttaatataatttatgagaatgataagagatattttgaacaatcaacacaatcaaaataatataacataaaatataagtttgagagatgagaaaatcaaacacatgatatatagtggtttggcACAGTCCGACTTATGTCCACTCTTCTAAGCTATCTCTCTTGGAGTATTCTACTAATCTTTGGTTAACAAAATCCCAACTAAGCTTTTCTTTACAAcaaaaatagcttccaaggtgctattaacctttataaatactataattcaatttctctcactaaaaatttCTTAGTCTCttcaagagtgaacctcactctctTATTGTAcgaatttttgtataaatttgaaatataatctctctcaaatagtatatatgaaagtttaagcTTATTACAACtcaatacaaatgaaatcaaaaagtatgtaagcaagggttttgattagagaagagaatttgcaagtgaatagctcaaaattgatttgctctcaaatatatgaaagttcttagtgGCAAAAGTCTATATCAAGTGAAtctgattgggtttatataggggaaaatgatgaaagttaccgttgtgcataAAAACTAGctgttttagttttccagaaaaattaaaattttgtcgaTTGGATGTAATTTGGTCAACCAGATATGACATGACACTTCTATAGTGTCTACGTGATACTAGCCGTTAgaaaatttaaagcaaaatttGGTCGATCAGATTGAATTCGGTCAACTGAATTTCTAAAAACCAAAATGCATGACTTTTGGATAATTTGAAAGCTATCATTGAAGAATTCGATTTGTCAAATTcagtcaatcaaattttattacattttaccccttatatttttaaaaaatttatttgccccctaaacctttgaaaagtgacaatttaaccaatatttgaaaattcttttaaaaccaattttgagatatgaaaatgtagttcacaaaacttcatcattttaaatgagttaataaactttgataaaaatttggcttaacctaataagtttgaaaaaaaaaacattttaacccaaaatgtaaaagatatgagaataaatTGTGAGTGAgctattagatataaataaacattctaatcaaaacaaatattttaaaattataaaaatatctacctaaacttgagtttttgttcaaatcttcaataattcttcacttgagtcttctcttttatttctatcttgaaattcctttaaatgcATTTTATGAATTCTTGCAATTTAAACTTACACTTAAGTAAAGTtattagtcaatatgcttagagacatattagtttgttatcataaaaataaaagtataataacTCCTTGAGTTAACACTTAATAGGAAGTATGCCACTCAAATTAGACAATGGATTGAAAGAAGCATTATGTAGAGCTTTGCTAAAGAAACTGATGCTTGCAAGCTGTAGGAAAAATTGGAGAAGACGTATGCGTAACCAAGTACACAAAATGTAGCCAATTTGATATGCCACCTCATCACCTCGAAATACAGAGATGGTAGTAGTATGTTTTAACACATGAACAAGTTTGAAAGTGTTACAGATCAACTCACAATGATGAACTGTAGATTTGATGACAATCAATTAGCAACATTTCTGTTGATTTCTTTGCCAAAAAGTTAGGATGAACTTTTTGTATCTATGAAAAATTCAACCTCTGATGGAAAGGTGACCATGGAAATGGTGAAGGACAAATTACTGAATGAAGAATCCAAACGATAGCAAGATGGTGAAACATTTGATGCTTTTGTTTCAGAAAAGCAAGAATGGCATAGCAGAAACAGAAGTAGATCTCATTAGAATCAACAAAAGGGCCAATCAAAATCTTGACCAAGAAAAGACATCACTTGCCATTATTATGGTAGGTCTAGATATTTAAAAATGGAGTGCAGGAAATAGAAAGCTGAGCAATCTAAAAATCAACTAGTAGAAGCCTCAAAAGCAAACATTGTAATAGCTGGAGACGAAGTTAAAATCGTCCTAGGTGACAATATGATCAATCTCACATGTCAAGATCAAATTTGGGTGGTTAACTTAAGTGCTTCCTTCCATGTCACTTCAAGGAAGGATGCCATCTCATCCTATATTACTAGAGACTTTGGTTTCATGCGGATAAGAAATGATGAAGCATCCAAAATTGTCAGCATAGGAGATGTTTATTTGGAAACCAACACTGGATACAAATTGCTTCTCAAAGATGTATGACATGTTCCAGACATCAAGTTAAATTTAATCTCCACTGGAAAGCTCGATGATGAAAGccatgaaaattattttggcaAACAGAAGTGGAAGGTTACTAAAGATACTCTAGTGATGGTTAGAGGAAACAACATAAACTCCCTCTACACAATAAAAGTGAAGTTGTTCAAAAATTGGACGAATGTGATGGAGAAAGAAGTCTCAATCGAG
The genomic region above belongs to Mangifera indica cultivar Alphonso unplaced genomic scaffold, CATAS_Mindica_2.1 Un_0058, whole genome shotgun sequence and contains:
- the LOC123207091 gene encoding probable serine/threonine-protein kinase PBL9 — protein: MLVYEYMTEGRRLTVKTEVYSFGVVLLEIFLGKDAVKKYPNGLAGMWAKPYLSNKQELHRAVDQRLGKNIRMEEAQEFAQIILRCLSLEPKTTPTMTQVVADLEQLELPMGGNWDFLRLSKCPIKEPPTLNTSSRKSCSPKC